A region from the Sandaracinus amylolyticus genome encodes:
- a CDS encoding MXAN_6577-like cysteine-rich protein → MSPRFARALASLCVLVAASACGRTTLITVPEPGFDGGTFDGSVDAGRDAGDAGPPTCPDDLVRCGERCVDPFSDPEHCGACFEACDEGLVCDDGECSASCTPPRSECAGGCVDLQTDELNCGECGTICEEGSQCEGGECRAVCDPGLAICEGACVDLRNDPANCGECGNACGDEERCSGGECRGECEAPLRDCGGVCVDVRSDPENCGACGMDCPAGTVCNAGMCAATCTAPRTLCGDDCVDTQSDPSHCGDCGNDCPAGAGCVLGTCFSECPFPTERCGGTCVNVTTDPRNCGECGNVCAADELCQFGSCVRTCRAPLVECMGSCTDFRIDPANCGACGRRCATGEICSRGTCFLPCDPGESLCTTGCENLSTDPENCGACGRECATGEICEAGRCVDTRCMPPRLQCGDECVDPQSDDANCGMCGNVCAPGSSCQEGMCRPLCDPPLLECGSGCVDPATDPRNCGGCGLTCPLGAVCTGGMCGTPCPAPRITCGASCVDPQTDQNNCGGCGIACAPNQVCDMGMCRIAACPPDRELCGTECVDTSIDPDHCGDCDVTCPDGIPCSGGACRCPGSLIICDGFCTDITTSPLHCGACRRECGPTLSCIGGSCACAPPTSLCAGRCVNTDRDRNNCGGCGMRCSGLQICVGGACIGF, encoded by the coding sequence ATGTCGCCTCGCTTCGCCCGTGCGCTCGCTTCCCTGTGCGTCCTCGTCGCCGCGTCTGCGTGCGGCCGCACCACATTGATTACAGTGCCCGAGCCCGGCTTCGACGGCGGCACGTTCGACGGCAGCGTCGACGCCGGTCGCGACGCGGGAGACGCGGGCCCGCCGACGTGCCCGGACGATCTCGTCCGCTGCGGCGAGCGCTGCGTCGATCCGTTCAGCGACCCCGAGCACTGCGGTGCGTGCTTCGAGGCGTGCGACGAAGGCCTCGTGTGCGACGACGGCGAGTGCAGCGCGTCGTGCACCCCGCCGCGGAGCGAGTGCGCCGGTGGCTGCGTCGATCTCCAGACCGACGAGCTCAACTGCGGCGAGTGCGGCACCATCTGCGAGGAGGGCTCGCAGTGCGAGGGCGGCGAGTGCCGCGCGGTGTGCGACCCCGGCCTCGCGATCTGCGAGGGCGCGTGCGTCGACCTGCGCAACGATCCCGCGAACTGCGGCGAGTGCGGCAACGCGTGCGGTGACGAGGAGCGCTGCAGCGGCGGTGAGTGCCGCGGCGAGTGCGAAGCCCCGCTGCGCGACTGCGGCGGCGTCTGCGTCGACGTGCGCAGCGATCCCGAGAACTGCGGCGCGTGCGGCATGGACTGCCCCGCCGGCACCGTGTGCAACGCCGGGATGTGCGCCGCCACGTGCACCGCGCCGCGCACGCTCTGCGGCGACGACTGCGTCGACACTCAGAGCGACCCGAGCCACTGCGGCGACTGCGGCAACGACTGCCCGGCGGGCGCGGGCTGCGTGCTCGGCACCTGCTTCTCGGAGTGCCCGTTCCCGACCGAGCGCTGCGGCGGCACGTGCGTGAACGTGACGACCGATCCGCGGAACTGCGGCGAGTGCGGCAACGTCTGCGCGGCGGACGAGCTCTGCCAGTTCGGCTCGTGCGTGCGCACCTGCCGCGCGCCGCTCGTGGAGTGCATGGGCTCGTGCACCGACTTCCGCATCGATCCCGCGAACTGCGGCGCGTGCGGGCGCCGCTGCGCGACGGGTGAGATCTGCAGCCGCGGCACCTGCTTCCTGCCGTGCGATCCCGGCGAGTCGCTGTGCACGACGGGCTGCGAGAACCTCTCGACGGACCCCGAGAACTGCGGTGCGTGCGGTCGCGAGTGCGCGACCGGCGAGATCTGCGAGGCGGGCCGCTGCGTCGACACGCGCTGCATGCCGCCGCGGCTCCAGTGCGGTGACGAGTGCGTCGATCCGCAGAGCGACGACGCGAACTGCGGGATGTGCGGCAACGTCTGCGCGCCGGGCAGCTCGTGTCAGGAGGGGATGTGCCGTCCGCTCTGTGATCCGCCGCTGCTCGAGTGCGGCTCGGGCTGCGTCGATCCGGCGACCGATCCGCGCAACTGCGGTGGCTGCGGCCTGACGTGCCCGCTCGGCGCGGTGTGCACCGGCGGCATGTGCGGCACGCCGTGCCCGGCGCCGCGCATCACCTGCGGCGCGTCGTGCGTCGACCCGCAGACCGACCAGAACAACTGCGGCGGCTGCGGCATCGCGTGCGCGCCGAACCAGGTCTGCGACATGGGCATGTGCCGCATCGCGGCGTGCCCGCCGGACCGCGAGCTGTGCGGCACGGAGTGCGTCGACACGAGCATCGACCCCGACCACTGCGGCGACTGCGACGTGACGTGCCCCGACGGCATCCCGTGCAGCGGCGGCGCGTGTCGCTGCCCGGGCTCGCTGATCATCTGCGACGGGTTCTGCACCGACATCACGACGAGCCCGCTGCACTGCGGCGCGTGCCGTCGCGAGTGCGGACCGACGCTGTCGTGCATCGGCGGCTCGTGCGCGTGCGCGCCGCCGACGTCGCTCTGCGCGGGGCGCTGCGTGAACACGGATCGCGACCGCAACAACTGCGGCGGATGCGGCATGCGCTGCAGCGGCCTGCAGATCTGCGTCGGCGGCGCCTGCATCGGCTTCTGA
- a CDS encoding ABC transporter permease, whose product MTSLLARRLLRGVLVVWAAVSLVFLLAHGAGDPAVSMLGARATPERVQEFNVAHGLDAPLHVQYARFWGGVLTGDLGTSWRDEQPVARVLGTRLPRTMLLGGMALVFEVIIGLGIGTLAALRRNGPLDTLVMAIAFLGISAPTFLTGLVFLQIFAFRLGWFPVGGYGVDALDHVRHAMLPALTLAIVGAATYARIMRSEMIETLRQDYVRTARAKGLSPIHVVRHAFRNALLPIVTLLGLSTPLLVSGAVITETIYGWPGVGRLAVESISSGDVPILLGVVLVASIAVQLGNLGADLAVARLDPRIRLDGGSR is encoded by the coding sequence ATGACGTCGCTGCTCGCGCGAAGGCTGCTGCGCGGCGTGCTCGTGGTGTGGGCCGCCGTGAGCCTCGTGTTCTTGCTCGCGCACGGCGCGGGCGATCCCGCGGTGTCGATGCTCGGCGCGCGTGCGACGCCCGAGCGCGTGCAGGAGTTCAACGTCGCGCACGGGCTCGATGCGCCGCTGCACGTGCAGTACGCGCGCTTCTGGGGCGGCGTGCTCACGGGCGATCTCGGGACGTCGTGGCGCGACGAGCAGCCGGTCGCGCGCGTGCTCGGGACGCGGCTTCCGCGGACGATGTTGCTCGGCGGCATGGCGCTCGTCTTCGAGGTGATCATCGGGCTCGGCATCGGCACGCTCGCGGCGCTGCGGCGCAACGGCCCGCTCGACACGCTGGTGATGGCGATCGCGTTCCTCGGGATCAGCGCCCCGACGTTCCTGACCGGCCTCGTGTTCCTGCAGATCTTCGCGTTCCGGCTCGGCTGGTTCCCGGTGGGCGGCTACGGCGTCGACGCGCTCGATCACGTTCGGCACGCGATGCTCCCGGCGCTGACGCTCGCGATCGTCGGGGCCGCGACGTACGCGCGCATCATGCGCAGCGAGATGATCGAGACGCTGCGCCAGGACTACGTGCGCACGGCGCGCGCGAAGGGCCTCTCACCGATCCACGTCGTGCGCCACGCGTTCCGCAACGCGCTCCTGCCGATCGTCACGCTGCTCGGCCTGTCGACGCCGCTGCTCGTCTCGGGCGCGGTGATCACGGAGACGATCTACGGCTGGCCCGGCGTCGGCCGTCTGGCGGTCGAGTCGATCTCGAGCGGCGACGTCCCGATTCTGCTCGGCGTCGTGCTCGTCGCGTCGATCGCGGTGCAGCTCGGCAACCTCGGCGCCGACCTCGCGGTGGCGCGCCTCGACCCGCGCATCCGCCTCGACGGCGGCTCCCGCTGA
- a CDS encoding ABC transporter substrate-binding protein — MATPRAKKRRDTESVLGLASLAVLAAIVAVVALFLPPMPTEPAFAGAGHEEPQRGGTFVAFHESDVAGFDPLVDWNAISNVGLKLMFEGLVEHDSDLNIVPRLARELPAMSDDGLVYTFRLRDDVRFHHGRALVADDVRWSLEHMMHPDTASPGATFFSLIDGFDDYRARRAEHVRGIRVIDEHTIEIRLSRPDQAFLHSMAMCFAFPVPRENYERWGSEVGQHPVGTGAFELEEWEAGVRVSFRRNDDFYREGEPYLDRVVLELNLGRGPAFMRFLAGDIDHIHRFTPTDYLWFRRQGAWQSHAVTNAQVDIWGIEMNTELEPFTNRHVRRAVGFAMDRDRWNRQRAGRLRTIGQPIPETLRAHDPNLPGAQVHDVARAREEMALAGHPVRCTPRGEGVEGEDCVAEGLEEELDLWIGEGPTGQAYGVLAQQDLATIGIRARLRPVSFPVYLEQTGRPRTATMLFGGWSMDFPDPASMLEPLYHSRSASDTSSSNRAFYRNPELDRVLDDARVERDPERRIALYREASRILVDDSPWAWLFSNTKYEAWQPYVRGFRPNPVWDEMYRDVWLDLPRRRVARALDRAGARSFAALAPFGAAR; from the coding sequence ATGGCCACCCCTCGCGCCAAGAAGCGCCGCGACACCGAGAGCGTGCTGGGGCTCGCGAGCCTCGCCGTGCTCGCCGCGATCGTCGCCGTGGTCGCGCTCTTCCTGCCGCCGATGCCGACCGAGCCCGCGTTCGCCGGCGCCGGCCACGAGGAGCCGCAGCGCGGCGGCACCTTCGTCGCGTTCCACGAGTCCGACGTCGCCGGGTTCGATCCGCTCGTCGACTGGAACGCGATCTCGAACGTCGGGCTCAAGCTGATGTTCGAGGGGCTCGTCGAGCACGACTCCGATCTCAACATCGTGCCGCGCCTCGCGCGCGAGCTCCCGGCGATGAGCGACGACGGGCTCGTCTACACGTTCCGCCTGCGCGACGACGTGCGCTTCCACCACGGGCGCGCGCTCGTCGCCGACGACGTGCGGTGGTCGCTCGAGCACATGATGCACCCCGACACCGCGTCGCCGGGCGCGACGTTCTTCTCGCTGATCGACGGCTTCGACGACTACCGCGCGCGACGCGCCGAGCACGTGCGCGGCATCCGCGTCATCGACGAGCACACGATCGAGATCCGCCTCTCTCGCCCCGATCAGGCCTTCCTGCACTCGATGGCGATGTGCTTCGCGTTCCCCGTGCCGCGCGAGAACTACGAGCGCTGGGGCAGCGAGGTCGGGCAGCACCCGGTCGGCACCGGCGCGTTCGAGCTCGAGGAGTGGGAAGCGGGCGTGCGCGTCTCGTTCCGGCGCAACGACGACTTCTATCGCGAGGGCGAGCCCTACCTCGATCGCGTCGTGCTCGAGCTGAACCTCGGGCGCGGCCCCGCGTTCATGCGCTTCCTCGCGGGCGACATCGATCACATCCATCGCTTCACGCCGACCGACTACCTCTGGTTCCGCCGCCAGGGCGCGTGGCAGTCGCACGCGGTCACGAACGCGCAGGTCGACATCTGGGGCATCGAGATGAACACCGAGCTCGAGCCCTTCACGAACCGTCACGTGCGGCGCGCGGTCGGCTTCGCGATGGATCGCGATCGCTGGAATCGTCAGCGCGCGGGACGACTGCGCACCATCGGTCAGCCGATCCCCGAGACGCTCCGCGCGCACGATCCGAACCTCCCGGGCGCGCAGGTGCACGACGTCGCGCGAGCGCGCGAGGAGATGGCGCTCGCGGGACATCCCGTGCGCTGCACGCCGCGCGGCGAAGGCGTCGAGGGCGAGGACTGCGTCGCGGAGGGCCTCGAGGAGGAGCTCGATCTCTGGATCGGCGAGGGCCCGACCGGTCAGGCGTACGGCGTCCTGGCGCAGCAGGATCTCGCGACCATCGGCATCCGCGCGCGGCTGCGCCCGGTGTCGTTCCCGGTGTACCTCGAGCAGACGGGAAGACCGCGCACCGCGACGATGCTCTTCGGCGGCTGGTCGATGGACTTCCCCGACCCCGCGAGCATGCTCGAGCCGCTCTATCACTCGCGCTCGGCGAGCGACACGAGCTCGAGCAACCGCGCGTTCTATCGCAACCCCGAGCTCGATCGTGTGCTCGACGACGCGCGCGTGGAGCGCGACCCCGAGCGGCGCATCGCGCTCTATCGCGAGGCCTCGCGCATCCTCGTCGACGACTCGCCCTGGGCGTGGCTCTTCTCGAACACGAAGTACGAGGCCTGGCAGCCCTACGTGCGCGGCTTCCGGCCCAACCCGGTGTGGGACGAGATGTATCGCGACGTGTGGCTCGACCTGCCGCGCCGTCGCGTGGCGCGCGCGCTCGATCGTGCGGGCGCGCGATCGTTCGCGGCGCTCGCGCCGTTCGGAGCGGCGCGATGA
- a CDS encoding ABC transporter permease has translation MDPRAWRRFRRNRGAMVGLALVVFVLSTAIFGPFVAPADPDHQFAEGLLEDGTPRAPGGAMVLGADTLGRDELSRLLHGGRASLGAALSATIIAVLIGLSVGTIAGYFGGWLDSLLMQLVDVMQSLPFLLIAITVNRVVNSPSIVVLVVLLGVLSWTTLARVTRTKTMQVRELEFVQAARALGMGEWRILARHVLPNVTGPAIVIGTTLVANTILVESAMSFLGLGVPAPTSTWGTMLHDAQDMMSLAPRLVLYPGLLIVATVFGFNLVGEGLRDALDPKD, from the coding sequence ATGGACCCGCGCGCCTGGCGACGTTTCCGCCGGAACCGGGGCGCGATGGTGGGCCTCGCGCTGGTCGTGTTCGTCCTCTCGACCGCGATCTTCGGGCCCTTCGTCGCGCCGGCCGATCCCGACCACCAGTTCGCCGAGGGGCTCCTCGAGGACGGCACGCCGCGCGCGCCCGGCGGCGCGATGGTGCTCGGTGCCGACACGCTCGGGCGCGACGAGCTCTCTCGCCTGCTCCACGGCGGGCGCGCGTCGCTCGGCGCGGCGCTCTCCGCGACGATCATCGCGGTGCTGATCGGGCTCTCCGTCGGGACGATCGCGGGCTACTTCGGCGGCTGGCTCGACTCGCTGCTGATGCAGCTGGTCGACGTGATGCAGTCCCTGCCCTTCCTCTTGATCGCGATCACGGTGAACCGCGTCGTGAACAGCCCCTCGATCGTCGTGCTCGTGGTGCTGCTCGGCGTGCTCTCGTGGACGACGCTCGCGCGCGTCACGCGCACGAAGACGATGCAGGTGCGCGAGCTCGAGTTCGTGCAGGCGGCGCGCGCGCTCGGGATGGGCGAGTGGCGCATCCTCGCGCGCCACGTGCTCCCGAACGTGACGGGCCCCGCGATCGTGATCGGCACCACGCTCGTCGCGAACACGATCCTCGTCGAGTCCGCGATGAGCTTCCTCGGGCTCGGCGTGCCCGCGCCCACGTCGACGTGGGGGACGATGCTGCACGACGCGCAGGACATGATGTCGCTCGCGCCGCGCCTCGTGCTCTATCCGGGCCTGCTGATCGTCGCGACGGTCTTCGGCTTCAACCTGGTCGGCGAGGGCCTGCGCGACGCCCTCGACCCGAAGGACTGA
- a CDS encoding MerR family transcriptional regulator yields MSEIGGKTGVGVRSEEALRAFERAHPQGLAVQQIVDWFDQGGDRLTEATFRKYVQLGLLPRSVRVGRKGKHRGSQGLYPATVIGRIETIRRLMAQGFTIEEIQREFFVRGDVEELGRNLDRVWSAIERRIADRGGDALAEKQLAEARALGVSLMETLDAIEQRMSMRARMARAAV; encoded by the coding sequence GTGAGCGAGATCGGCGGAAAGACGGGCGTCGGCGTGCGGAGCGAAGAGGCGCTCCGGGCGTTCGAGCGCGCGCATCCGCAGGGCCTCGCGGTCCAGCAGATCGTCGACTGGTTCGATCAGGGCGGTGATCGGCTCACCGAGGCGACGTTCCGGAAGTACGTCCAGCTCGGGCTGCTGCCGCGCAGCGTCCGGGTGGGACGCAAGGGCAAGCACCGCGGGTCGCAGGGGCTCTATCCCGCGACGGTCATCGGGCGGATCGAGACCATCCGCCGCCTGATGGCGCAGGGCTTCACGATCGAAGAGATCCAGCGCGAATTCTTCGTGCGCGGCGACGTCGAGGAGCTCGGGCGCAACCTCGACCGCGTGTGGTCGGCGATCGAGCGGCGCATCGCCGATCGCGGCGGCGACGCGCTCGCGGAGAAGCAGCTGGCCGAGGCGCGCGCGCTGGGCGTGTCGCTGATGGAGACGCTCGACGCGATCGAGCAGCGGATGTCGATGCGCGCCCGCATGGCGCGGGCTGCGGTCTGA
- a CDS encoding sigma factor-like helix-turn-helix DNA-binding protein, which translates to MSEQQELDYELEQGDFGGEGDEDGAGEMPPALDGSLALALAAETDEDAEDGDEKGRRKRRNRARARTISIRRLSKAELNRGKMLYPETDYWKPTTRAECIDMERPCPFVSCKYHLYLDVHPVRGSIKVNFTDIEVWEMTETCALDIADRGGITLEEVGEIMNLTRERVRQVETAGLAKLAALQDVARLKDYCL; encoded by the coding sequence ATGTCGGAGCAGCAGGAGCTCGATTACGAACTCGAGCAGGGCGACTTCGGGGGCGAAGGGGACGAGGACGGAGCGGGCGAGATGCCACCCGCCCTCGACGGCTCACTCGCGCTCGCGCTCGCGGCCGAGACCGACGAGGACGCGGAGGACGGCGACGAGAAGGGCCGCCGGAAGCGCCGCAATCGCGCGCGCGCGCGCACCATCTCGATCCGACGGCTGAGCAAGGCCGAGCTCAACCGCGGCAAGATGCTGTACCCCGAGACCGACTACTGGAAGCCGACGACGCGCGCGGAGTGCATCGACATGGAGCGGCCGTGCCCGTTCGTGTCGTGCAAGTATCACCTGTACCTCGACGTCCACCCGGTGCGCGGCAGCATCAAGGTGAACTTCACGGACATCGAGGTCTGGGAGATGACCGAGACCTGCGCGCTCGACATCGCGGACCGCGGCGGCATCACGCTCGAGGAGGTCGGCGAGATCATGAACCTGACGCGCGAGCGCGTGCGCCAGGTCGAGACGGCCGGCCTGGCGAAGCTCGCGGCGCTGCAGGACGTCGCGCGGCTGAAGGACTACTGCCTCTGA
- a CDS encoding dihydrofolate reductase family protein, with product MGLLTFSINVTLDGCVDHQEGVVDDETHAFFTRLMDEGGAMLWGRVTYEMMESYWPAVARGDVEAPPAMREWAVKLEAKPKYVVSSTRTAFPWTNSHHIAGDLRTGVQKLKDATPAGVLLGSGKLATELDRLDLIDEYKFLVHPRIAGHGPTLYQSGLPSTRRLELVSSKPLRCGAIAVHYRRAR from the coding sequence ATGGGACTCCTGACCTTCAGCATCAACGTCACCCTGGATGGCTGCGTCGACCACCAGGAGGGCGTCGTCGACGACGAGACACACGCCTTCTTCACCCGCCTCATGGACGAGGGCGGGGCGATGCTGTGGGGCCGCGTCACCTACGAGATGATGGAGAGCTACTGGCCGGCGGTCGCCCGCGGCGACGTGGAAGCGCCGCCGGCGATGCGCGAGTGGGCGGTCAAGCTGGAGGCCAAGCCGAAGTACGTGGTCTCGTCGACGCGAACGGCCTTCCCGTGGACCAACAGCCACCACATCGCCGGCGACCTGCGGACGGGCGTGCAGAAGCTCAAGGACGCGACCCCGGCAGGCGTGCTCCTCGGGAGCGGCAAGCTCGCGACCGAGCTGGACCGGCTGGATCTGATCGACGAGTACAAGTTCCTCGTCCACCCCAGGATCGCCGGCCACGGCCCGACCCTGTATCAGAGCGGGCTGCCCAGCACGCGACGGCTCGAGCTGGTCTCGTCGAAGCCGCTCCGCTGCGGCGCGATCGCAGTGCACTACCGGCGCGCGCGCTGA
- a CDS encoding FG-GAP repeat domain-containing protein — MTRSTPSLLLALALVATPGCYASHEHDPLLLPDGARLDGGPRDGGRFDGGPDFDAGPDFDGGHELDGGDAGDGGGDAGMRWDASGRDAEPPVGGPPDPTTCRIVPEIHPFDDPVLETRWPERGGTMSDPASWHVCATPLVIDLTPNDGEDLEPVVVFVSYDSLGSGSEYGTLRIWDPRTETTISYPTATGPMGPFGPLEPSTNLAAGDLDGDGDNEIVGMGVDSGTFAFHHDGTLMWESAYPSALERGTRWSRTIGGAISLADLEGDGTVEVVIGRTVLEGRTGAHRWTAPSATTTRGANDILGPISCVADLDGDGEQEIVAGRTAMRANGSVMWAQTAMGDGLCAIADMGFNPGPEIVLVSQGFLYVLDGRTGEIKWDRVIEGRGRDALGGAPTVADFDGDGRPEIGVAHGAAYGVYDLDCDRRRPEIGCGGVGVRWTSNTEDDSSAATGSSVFDFNGDGRAEVVYNDQFFFRVYDGYAGTELFRQMNSSRTRTENPVIADVDSDGDAEIVFTANSEATFLQRPTDRTTDPGVEIWGDARGRWVGARRIWNQHAYHITNVTEGGHIRSPEPGSWTVLNAYRQNLREGGDVLVVPDLWGGRGQYECVGRGRARVRIDVQNWGLERVGAGVVVRVYRGRPSAGMVVAQAETTGVLLPNGGSETVEVEIALSGDVVDYWAVVDDPEEPAGGAIAECREGNNEVLIWRPACP; from the coding sequence GTGACCCGCAGCACCCCATCGCTTCTCCTGGCGCTCGCCCTCGTCGCGACCCCCGGCTGCTACGCCTCGCACGAGCACGACCCGTTGCTCCTGCCCGACGGCGCTCGCCTCGACGGCGGCCCACGCGACGGCGGACGTTTCGACGGCGGCCCCGACTTCGACGCCGGCCCCGACTTCGACGGCGGCCACGAGCTCGACGGCGGCGATGCCGGCGACGGCGGCGGCGACGCCGGGATGCGCTGGGACGCATCGGGCCGTGACGCCGAGCCGCCGGTGGGCGGTCCGCCCGACCCGACGACGTGCCGTATCGTTCCCGAGATCCACCCGTTCGACGATCCGGTGCTCGAGACGCGCTGGCCCGAGCGCGGCGGCACGATGTCGGACCCGGCGAGCTGGCACGTCTGCGCGACCCCGCTCGTCATCGATCTGACGCCGAACGACGGCGAGGACCTCGAGCCGGTCGTCGTGTTCGTCTCCTACGACTCGCTCGGGAGCGGCTCGGAGTACGGCACGCTGCGCATCTGGGATCCGCGCACCGAGACGACGATCAGCTATCCGACCGCGACCGGCCCGATGGGCCCGTTCGGGCCGCTCGAGCCCTCGACGAACCTCGCGGCGGGGGACCTCGACGGCGACGGCGACAACGAGATCGTCGGCATGGGCGTCGACTCCGGGACCTTCGCGTTCCACCACGACGGCACGCTGATGTGGGAGTCGGCGTATCCCTCGGCGCTCGAGCGCGGGACGCGGTGGTCGCGGACGATCGGCGGTGCGATCAGCCTCGCGGATCTCGAGGGCGACGGAACGGTCGAGGTCGTCATCGGGCGCACCGTGCTCGAGGGACGCACCGGCGCGCACCGCTGGACGGCGCCCTCGGCGACGACGACGCGCGGCGCGAACGACATCCTCGGCCCGATCTCGTGCGTCGCGGACCTCGACGGCGACGGCGAGCAGGAGATCGTCGCGGGCCGGACCGCGATGCGCGCGAACGGCAGCGTCATGTGGGCCCAGACGGCGATGGGCGACGGGCTCTGCGCCATCGCGGACATGGGGTTCAACCCGGGCCCCGAGATCGTGCTCGTCTCGCAGGGCTTCCTCTACGTGCTCGACGGGCGCACCGGCGAGATCAAGTGGGACCGCGTCATCGAAGGTCGCGGCCGTGATGCGCTCGGCGGCGCGCCGACGGTCGCGGACTTCGACGGCGACGGGCGTCCCGAGATCGGCGTGGCACACGGCGCGGCGTACGGCGTCTACGACCTCGACTGCGACCGGCGTCGCCCCGAGATCGGCTGCGGCGGCGTGGGCGTGCGCTGGACGTCGAACACCGAGGACGACTCGTCGGCGGCGACCGGCTCGAGCGTGTTCGACTTCAACGGCGATGGCCGCGCGGAGGTCGTCTACAACGACCAGTTCTTCTTCCGCGTGTACGACGGCTACGCGGGCACCGAGCTGTTCCGGCAGATGAACTCGTCGCGCACGCGCACCGAGAACCCGGTGATCGCGGACGTCGACAGCGACGGCGACGCGGAGATCGTGTTCACCGCGAACTCCGAGGCGACGTTCCTCCAGCGCCCGACGGACCGCACGACGGACCCGGGCGTGGAGATCTGGGGCGACGCCCGGGGCCGCTGGGTCGGCGCGCGGCGCATCTGGAACCAGCACGCGTATCACATCACGAACGTGACCGAGGGCGGGCACATCCGGAGCCCCGAGCCGGGCAGCTGGACCGTGCTGAACGCGTATCGCCAGAACCTCCGCGAGGGCGGCGACGTGCTCGTCGTGCCGGATCTCTGGGGCGGGCGCGGCCAGTACGAGTGCGTGGGCCGCGGGCGCGCGCGGGTGCGCATCGACGTGCAGAACTGGGGCCTCGAGCGCGTCGGCGCGGGGGTCGTGGTGCGCGTGTATCGCGGCCGGCCGAGCGCCGGGATGGTCGTCGCGCAGGCGGAGACGACGGGTGTCCTGCTGCCGAACGGCGGGTCGGAGACGGTCGAGGTCGAGATCGCGCTGAGCGGCGACGTGGTCGACTACTGGGCCGTGGTCGACGACCCGGAGGAGCCGGCGGGCGGCGCGATCGCGGAGTGTCGCGAGGGGAACAACGAGGTGCTCATCTGGCGGCCCGCGTGCCCGTGA
- a CDS encoding fumarylacetoacetate hydrolase family protein, translating to MRLMRLRHGGLDYWARLYDDATARLWTAAPWEGGTETDRLVPIKKGAILPPVTPSKIVCVGRNYREHAKELGHEVPPEPLLFMKPPSALLAHEGTVLLPPQSSRVEHEGELAVVVGATLRRADVATAARSIGGITCANDVTARDLQRKDVQFTRAKSFDTFCPIGPWLETEPGELASLSLRTRVNGETRQDGRVADMVWPVAELLAYVSSVMTLLPGDVLLTGTPAGVGPLAAGDVVEVEITGVGTLTHRVATEPA from the coding sequence ATGCGTTTGATGCGGCTCCGCCACGGCGGTCTCGACTACTGGGCCCGCCTCTACGACGACGCCACGGCGCGGCTCTGGACCGCGGCGCCCTGGGAAGGCGGGACCGAGACCGACCGGCTCGTGCCGATCAAGAAGGGCGCGATCCTGCCGCCGGTGACGCCGAGCAAGATCGTGTGCGTCGGGCGCAACTACCGCGAGCACGCGAAGGAGCTCGGCCACGAGGTCCCGCCCGAGCCGCTGCTCTTCATGAAGCCGCCGAGCGCGCTGCTCGCGCACGAAGGCACGGTGCTGCTCCCGCCGCAGTCGAGCCGCGTCGAGCACGAGGGCGAGCTCGCGGTCGTGGTGGGCGCGACGCTGCGCCGGGCGGACGTCGCGACCGCAGCGCGCTCGATCGGCGGCATCACGTGCGCGAACGACGTCACGGCGCGCGATCTCCAGCGCAAGGACGTCCAGTTCACGCGCGCGAAGAGCTTCGACACGTTCTGCCCGATCGGGCCCTGGCTCGAGACCGAGCCGGGCGAGCTCGCATCGCTCTCGCTCCGCACGCGCGTCAACGGCGAGACGCGCCAGGACGGGCGCGTGGCCGACATGGTGTGGCCGGTCGCGGAGCTGCTCGCGTACGTGTCGTCGGTGATGACGCTTCTGCCGGGCGACGTGCTGCTGACGGGCACGCCCGCGGGCGTCGGTCCGCTGGCCGCGGGTGACGTCGTGGAGGTGGAGATCACGGGCGTCGGCACGCTCACCCACCGCGTCGCGACCGAGCCGGCGTGA